One stretch of Miscanthus floridulus cultivar M001 chromosome 18, ASM1932011v1, whole genome shotgun sequence DNA includes these proteins:
- the LOC136521418 gene encoding DNA-dependent metalloprotease WSS1-like, with translation MEVGDLHKVWEVRALKTKPDAAAARATLDRVARQVQPIMRRHKWRVKVLSEFSPRNPRLLGLNVGAGVEVKLRLRRAGRDHDFIPYEEVLDTMLHELCHNQRGPHDAQFYKLWDELRKECEELVSKGITGTGQGFDGTGRRVGGFTVHPPPPSLRQATLAAAQKRARNGALLPSGPRKLGGNSEIMSALSPVQAAAMAAERRMYDDLWCGSHDQSGIDDSDDVIILQESPNLVTRDGKNSKGSCSNTFAEPSTSSGIHRAARDDRTTSDALDSSKWECGACTLLNQPLAPICEVCGTTKPKIAKAKYMTWSCKFCTLENSTKLDKCSACDQWRYSYGPPVATYGPSYD, from the exons atgGAGGTGGGCGACCTGCACAAGGTGTGGGAGGTCCGTGCGCTCAAGACCAAGCCCGACGCGGCCGCTGCCCGGGCGACCCTCGACCGCGTCGCCAGGCAGGTCCAGCCCATCATGCGCCGCCACAAGTGGCGCGTCAAGGTCCTCTCCGAGTTCTC GCCGCGGAACCCGAGGCTGCTGGGGCTCAATGTCGGCGCGGGCGTCGAGGTCAAGCTGCGGCTGCGGCGCGCCGGCCGCGACCATGACTTCATCCCCTACGAGGAGGTGCTCGACACCATGCTACACGAGCTCTGCCACAACCAGCGCGGGCCCCACGATGCGCAGTTCTACAAGCTCTGGGACGAGCTCCGCAAG GAATGCGAAGAACTTGTTTCAAAGGGTATCACTGGAACAGGACAAGGGTTTGATGGTACAGGAAGGCGAGTAGGTGGATTTACAgtacatccaccaccaccatctcTGCGGCAAGCTACGTTAGCTGCTGCACAGAAGCGGGCAAGGAATGGAGCTCTATTGCCTTCTGGACCAAGAAAGTTGGGTGGAAACAGTGAAATTATGAGTGCACTTAGTCCAGTACAAGCTGCTGCAATGGCAGCTGAAAGGAGAATGTATGATGATTTGTGGTGTGGATCGCATGATCAATCTGGTATTGATGATTCGGATGATGTTATTATTCTTCAAGAATCACCAAATTTGGTGACAAGGGATGGAAAAAACTCGAAGGGTAGCTGCTCCAACACTTTTGCAGAGCCCAGCACTTCTTCTGGAATTCATAGAGCAGCACGAGATGATAGGACAACAAGTGATGCACTGGATAGTTCAAAGTGGGAATGTGGTGCTTGCACTCTTCTGAACCAG CCTCTGGCACCAATCTGTGAAGTTTGTGGTACCACAAAACCCAAAATTGCAAAGGCGAAGTACATGACTTGGTCTTGTAAATTTTGTACTCTAGAGAACAGCACTAAGCTTGACAAATGCTCAGCATGTGATCAATGGAGATACTCATATGGGCCACCTGTAGCCACATATGGCCCAAGCTATGATTGA
- the LOC136520796 gene encoding mitogen-activated protein kinase kinase 5-like codes for MRPGGLPTQQPGTPGRARRRPDLTLPMPQREVTTSLAVPLPLPPVPAFSGGPTPPGVVPAPAAAAAQQQPPPLAELERVRRVGSGAGGTVWMVRHRGTGRPFALKVLYGNHDDAVRRQIAREIAILRTAEHPAVVRCHGMYERGGELQILLEYMDGGSLDGRRIAAEPFLADVARQVLSGIAYLHRRHIVHRDIKPSNLLIDSARRVKIADFGVGRILNQTMDPCNSSVGTIAYMSPERINTDLNDGSYDGYAGDIWSFGLSILEFYLGRFPFGENLGRQGDWAALMVAICYSDPPEPPPTASPEFRGFISCCLQKNPAKRLTAAQLLQHPFVAGPQPQPLAAPPPS; via the coding sequence ATGCGTCCGGGCGGCCTGCCGACCCAGCAGCCCGGCACGCCgggccgcgcgcgccgccgcccggATCTCACCCTCCCCATGCCCCAGCGCGAGGTCACCACCTCCCTCGCCGTCCCGCTCCCTCTCCCGCCAGTCCCCGCCTTCTCCGGGGGGCCCACCCCGCCGGGCGTCGTCcccgctcccgccgccgccgcggcgcagcagcagccgcccccGCTCGCGGAGCTGGAGCGCGTGCGCCGCGTCGGCAGCGGCGCCGGCGGGACGGTGTGGATGGTGCGTCACCGCGGGACGGGTCGCCCCTTCGCGCTCAAGGTGCTGTACGGGAACCACGACGACGCGGTGCGGCGGCAGATCGCGCGCGAGATCGCCATCCTCCGCACCGCCGAGCACCCGGCCGTGGTGCGGTGCCACGGCATGTACGAGCGCGGCGGGGAGCTGCAGATCCTGCTCGAGTACATGGACGGGGGCTCCCTCGACGGCCGCCGCATCGCCGCCGAGCCGTTCCTCGCCGACGTCGCGCGCCAGGTGCTGTCCGGGATCGCCTACCTCCACCGCCGCCACATCGTGCACCGCGACATCAAGCCCTCCAACCTCCTCATCGACTCGGCGCGCCGCGTCAAGATCGCCGACTTCGGCGTGGGGCGCATCCTCAACCAGACCATGGACCCCTGCAACTCCTCCGTCGGCACCATCGCATACATGAGCCCCGAGCGGATCAACACCGACCTCAACGACGGCAGCTACGACGGATACGCCGGCGACATCTGGAGCTTCGGCCTCAGCATTCTCGAGTTCTACCTGGGCAGGTTCCCCTTCGGGGAGAACCTCGGCAGGCAGGGGGACTGGGCCGCGCTCATGGTCGCTATCTGCTACTCCGATCCGCCCGAGCCACCGCCCACCGCCTCGCCCGAGTTCAGGGGATTCATTAGCTGCTGCCTGCAGAAGAACCCGGCCAAGCGGCTCACCGCCGCGCAGCTGCTGCAGCACCCCTTTGTCGCCGGCCCGCAGCCGCAGCCCCTCGCTGCTCCTCCCCCGTCATGA